The following is a genomic window from Canis lupus baileyi chromosome 18, mCanLup2.hap1, whole genome shotgun sequence.
TCAAGCAAAATGGTAACTTGAATGATTTTTAAGTAGAGCATTGACATGATCTAATCGGAGTTTAGTAAGGCTACTCTAGTTTTGAGTAAAATATGGATAGGAGAGACAAAGTTTGGAGTTAGCAAATTCTAAATGAACCTGTTTAAAAAAGttcaggacagagagagagagagagagagagtcagagaacatattttaaCGTGAAACATGTGAATGAATTTAAAGGATATTCAGAGGACATGATCAATAGTAAACAAATTTTGATTCATGTTGATTGTGAAGTTTCAGTGGTATAGCCAGGAGTTACCAAATGTAGAGATGGCTACATGGAACAGAGAAAGAATTGGGAGATTTAGATGTGGGAAATTTTAGCATAGAGATGATGAGATGATGATTGACTTTATGACCCTTCTGTGTGCCAAAGAAGCCTATAAATAAAGTATCgggttttttccttaaaaataaatccacaatagctaaactatggaaagagcccaaggtGTCCATTGACAGGGATGGATAAATAAGATACatcagcgtggatggaactggagggcattatgcagaattaaataagtcaatcagagaaatacacttatatggtttcactcatatgtgcaatatAAGAATTAGCACAAAGGATTACaggtgaagggatggaaaactgaatgggaagaaatcagagagggagacaaaccatgagatttttaactataggaaaccaACTAAAAGTTgctgggggtgtgggtggggggcaTGGGGTTACTCTGTGATGGaccttaaggagggcacatgatgtaatgagcttTGGGTATTACAGGCAACTGAGGAATCACTggactctacatctgaaactaatgatgtactgtatgtttgctaaatgaatttaatttcaaaaaaaattaaatttagggcagcctgggtggctcaggggttttgtaccaccttcagcccagggcatgatcctggagacccaggatagagtcccatgtcaggctctctgcatggagcctgcttcttcctctgcctgtgtctctgcttctctctctctgtatgtgtctctcatgagtaaataaataaaatctttaaaaaaccccaaaattttaaatttaaaaaagtctaCCACCATCTCATTTACTTAAGTAATATTgaagatatttaatttattcctttaactAGGGGATATAATTCCTACAGCATCATATTAAGACAacactttgtttatttttctttgtcttatttttaattattatgtattttcttaaacAGAACACAGTTTTCCTTGCCCAATGGACAATCTCACAGAAGTGACAGAGTTCCTGCTCATGGGGTTTTCTGACATCTGCGAGCTACAGATACTTCATGCTGGACTCTTTCTGCTGATTTATCTGACAGCAGTGGTGTGGAACGTTCTCATCATGATTATCATTACTTTTGATCAGTATCTTCACCGGCCTATGTACTTCTTTCTGAAGAACCTCTCCTTTTTAGATTTGTGCTATGTTTCAGTCACTGTGCCTAAGTCAATCCACAGCTCCCTGACTCACAGTAACTCCATCTCTTACCTTGGCTGTGTGGCtcaagtctattttttctttgcttttgcatCTGCTGAGCTGGCCTTTCTCACTGTCATGTCCTATGATCGCTATGTTGCCATTTGCCACCCCCTCCAATATGAAGCCATTATGACATCAGAAAAATGCCACCACATAGCAGCCATTGCCTGGCTGAGTTGCTTTATTTATGCATCTGTCCACACTGGCAACATATTTTGGGAGCCCATATCAAGATACAGAAAAATCCACCAGTTCTTCTGTGACATCTCCCACGTTTTGGCCCTGGTTTCCCATGAGGTTTTCTTTGCTGAGTTTGTGAGCCTGGCTCTGAGCTCCTGCTTTGTGCTGGTTTGCTTTGTTCTTATGATCATCTCCTATATCCAGATCTTCTCAACAGTGCTCAGAATCCCTTCAGTAGAGAGTAGGGCAAAAGCGTTTTCTACCTGCTCTCCACAGCTGATTGTTATTATGCTCTTCCTTACTACAGGGCTCTTTGGTGCCTTGGGACCAATTGCCAAGACTTCATCCATTCAAGATTTGGTGATTGCTGTGGCTTACACAGTTTTGCCTCCCTTCCTAAATCCCATCATATATAGTCTTCGAAACAAGGAGATTAAAGCAGCTATTTGGAGGATATTTGAGAAGATAAATTCTTTGCAAATTAGAAACAATTAGATTTTGCTAATACAAGATCTGTAACGAAAGACTAGGAGAGTATAAatactttatggaaaaaaaaagatattggaaAAACTTGAGCGGCAGATTATTTCCAACCCATatgtagaaataaatacaaatatttcttcaaaaattaaaaatctcttgaTATCAAATTTTGCAAAATTGTGTAACTACAACTTTTGTGGTGTTCCATTCCTTCTCATTCCATATCTTTGAAATCATTTAAATACCTTATATTGAGCCTGATATCCTACACTCAAGTTACTATGTATTTGTTGGAaggggcctctctctctctctctctctcacacacacacacacacacacacaactttctAGTACCTGATTTATCTACTTAGCAAAAGAAAGCATAGAACAAGCCAGGTAGTTATATAGGAGGTGAGTAAATTTGGTTTTTTTTGCCcaaaatttaataacatttttctttcaatcttAGTTAATTCTATAAATCTGACAGGAAATTGAACTAAGCTTCATCAACAGTCTTTTTGGCAACCATTTAAATTGTCATGTTCCACTTTTGAAATGTTACAGTAATTATTGcaataataaaaacagataaatttgaTTTATACCTGACACAGcctaaatatacatttatgtttATAGTAACTCAATCCTTATAATAACACAACAAAATAACAGtgtttgttctatttatttcatCCAGGTTTCATAAATATGAAAACTGAATTCAATCTCAAAAACATGCCAAAGTTACACAGCCAAAGCTATCCAAACCAAGAATTGATTCCAAGCagtttgattagagcatttataaatttataatgttATTCACAATTCTATGCTATCTTAATAtctgtaataaaaattaatgttcttatgttaatttatatttctggaatatatatatatatatatacacatatatattcgttattattatttctccatgttagattttgtgggttttttaaagatattatttatttattcatgagagatacagacaggcagacagacagagggagaagcagggtccctgcagggagtccaatgtgggcctcaatcccaggaccctaggatcatgccctgagccaaaggcagaccctcaacaactgagccacccaggtcttcTAGATTTTGTAGAAGAC
Proteins encoded in this region:
- the LOC140609309 gene encoding olfactory receptor 14I1-like → MDNLTEVTEFLLMGFSDICELQILHAGLFLLIYLTAVVWNVLIMIIITFDQYLHRPMYFFLKNLSFLDLCYVSVTVPKSIHSSLTHSNSISYLGCVAQVYFFFAFASAELAFLTVMSYDRYVAICHPLQYEAIMTSEKCHHIAAIAWLSCFIYASVHTGNIFWEPISRYRKIHQFFCDISHVLALVSHEVFFAEFVSLALSSCFVLVCFVLMIISYIQIFSTVLRIPSVESRAKAFSTCSPQLIVIMLFLTTGLFGALGPIAKTSSIQDLVIAVAYTVLPPFLNPIIYSLRNKEIKAAIWRIFEKINSLQIRNN